One part of the Anopheles merus strain MAF chromosome 3L, AmerM5.1, whole genome shotgun sequence genome encodes these proteins:
- the LOC121598994 gene encoding LOW QUALITY PROTEIN: ras-related protein Rab6-like (The sequence of the model RefSeq protein was modified relative to this genomic sequence to represent the inferred CDS: inserted 1 base in 1 codon), which yields MSSSGDFGNPLRKFKLVFLGEQSVGKTSLITRFMYDSFDNTYQATIGIDFLSKTMYLEDRTVRLQLWDTAGQERFRSLIPSYIRDSTVAVVVYDITNANSFHQTSKWIDDVRTERGSDVIIMLVGNXTDLSDKRQVSTEEGERKAKELNVMFIETSAKAGYNVKQLFRRVAAALPGMDSTENKPPEDMHEVVLKDSPNETKDPEGGCAC from the exons ATGTCGTCATCAGGCGATTTTGGAAATCCGCTGCGGAAGTTCAAGCTGGTGTTTCTCGGCGAACAGAGCG tggGCAAAACATCGCTAATCACCAGGTTTATGTACGACAGCTTCGACAACACATACCAG GCCACGATCGGTATAGACTTCCTCTCGAAAACGATGTATCTAGAGGATCGAACAGTGAGATTACAGCTGTGGGACACGGCCGGCCAGGAACGGTTCCGGTCGCTGATACCATCCTACATTCGTGATTCAACCGTAGCAGTAGTGGTGTACGACATTACAA ACGCGAATTCATTTCATCAAACGTCGAAATGGATCGATGACGTGCGAACGGAGCGCGGCAGCGACGTGATCATCATGCTGGTGGGCA AAACCGACCTTTCCGACAAGCGCCAGGTGTCGACGGAGGAGGGCGAGCGAAAAGCGAAAGAACTGAACGTAATGTTTATCGAGACTAGTGCGAAAGCCGGCTATAACGTTAAGCAG CTTTTCCGAAGAGTGGCCGCCGCCCTGCCTGGCATGGATTCGACCGAGAATAAACCACCAGAAGACA TGCACGAGGTTGTGCTGAAAGATTCgccaaacgaaacaaaagacCCGGAAGGTGGCTGTGCCTGCTGA
- the LOC121599155 gene encoding protein FAM8A1-like: MAENQDTIKEKKDSGPVDGGPQLDLTKSSKQIYFELLRTWVYHAEMQNHLHAHFPYYLMNNYPQLFQLNNGQAAGPGMMGQFMSGAGTAAANGGGTSAPGSGTGQGTNGAGNRGRTETTDPTRPDDAINRHGGYEYVIAPLWKRFAAEAIDIAIIFLLKIMTTLAFIDAFEIDLLYMDLDAIRNSFEEDYTELLSFTSELIFLEIGIKIAVCIYEAVWTAHVQVIPGSATPGKMLMGLRIVYAESVAVLEPQPQPGLLSNQVPLRALLYPGTTPSFGRAFARAVVKNVVIAFFFPMCLLLLCFRQNRSIYDVMTKTVVVEDNPNPVLRRR, encoded by the exons ATGGCCGAAAATCAGGACACAATCAAAGAGAAGAAAGACAGCGGTCCCGTCGACGGTGGGCCGCAGCTGGATCTGACCAAATCGTCCAAACAGATTTACTTCGAGCTGCTGCGAACATGGGTGTACCATGCGGAAATGCAGAACCATCTGCACGCCCACTTCCCCTACTACCTGATGAACAACTATCCGCAGCTGTTTCAGCTAAACAACGGGCAGGCGGCTGGACCCGGCATGATGGGACAGTTCATGAGTGGTGCGGGCACAGCAGCGGCGAACGGTGGGGGAACGTCGGCACCCGGAAGCGGTACCGGACAGGGGACGAATGGTGCCGGGAACCGGGGGCGTACGGAAACGACGGATCCCACCCGACCGGATGATG CAATCAACCGTCACGGTGGATACGAGTACGTAATTGCCCCGCTGTGGAAGCGCTTTGCCGCCGAAGCCATCGATATTGCGATAATCTTTCTCCTCAAGATAATGACCACGCTCGCGTTTATAGATGCGTTCGAAATCGATCT CCTGTACATGGATCTGGACGCGATTCGCAACTCGTTCGAGGAGGACTACACCGAGCTGCTGTCGTTCACCTCGGAGCTGATCTTTCTCGAGATCGGCATCAAGATCGCGGTGTGCATCTACGAGGCCGTCTGGACGGCCCACGTCCAGGTCATACCGGGCAGCGCGACGCCCGGCAAGATGCTGATGGGGCTGCGGATCGTGTACGCGGAATCGGTGGCCGTGCTCGAGCCGCAGCCGCAGCCCGGCCTGCTTAGCAATCAGGTGCCGCTGCGGGCGCTGCTCTACCCGGGCACGACGCCCAGCTTCGGCCGTGCGTTTGCCCGGGCCGTGGTGAAGAACGTCGTGATAGCGTTCTTCTTCCCGAtgtgtctgctgctgctgtgcttcCGGCAGAACCGCTCGATCTACGACGTGATGACCAAAACGGTCGTGGTGGAGGACAATCCCAATCCGGTGCTGAGACGCCGctag